The Fusarium fujikuroi IMI 58289 draft genome, chromosome FFUJ_chr01 sequence TGTCCAGCATACAAAGTCTCCATTGTAGGTGATATCGATGCTTTGATCGATGAAGAGCACCTTGTCTCCCGTTGAGATCTTCTTGGGCACTGGCCATATAGCGTCGACGGGAGTGAGGGCGAAGGCGGCGATGGCCAGgagagccttggccttggaccACATATCGCcgatgtttttttttttaattgtACGATGAGAAATGAGAGGTACAGAGTAAAGATGTGAATTGGGTGAGAGGACAAGTGCTTATGTACCGTATAAAGAAAGGGATGTATGATTTTGGGTGGATATGAATAGTACGGAGGATTTTAAGCGCCAGGCCCCgtttaataagactggcgATGATCCCCCAGCTCCGCCTCGTCTGGTATAAAGGTAGTGAGTGGTGATCCCTAGCCTGGCTGGAGCTGGGTTGGCTGGGCGGGGTTGAATTATTTATCTCCCGACAAAGGCTGATTCGATGGGATGGCGTCGAGCTTGTTTTCGATATACATGCGGCTGCAGGTAACTGCACTGCtaatccaatccaatccaatccgATAGCTCGATGTTGCTATCCGTCCAGGGCCTACAGTACAgtagctggagctggagctgcagGGAGGAGAGGTGAGGAAGGGTATGACAGACAACCTTGAAGTGCGCGCAACGTTACGTTACACTACCACCCGAGATTTCCAGCGGTTGCTGTTTGCAGATGGTTTGGCTGTGGCCTTTTGTGCTGGCTGCaccagagagaaaaaagaagccaGTAAGTTAACTGATGGTGTATCCAACGGTCGGAGACAggaatggatggattggTTTCAAGGATTCGATTCAATACGTCAAAGGCAAGGTTGGGTAAGTGGGATCTTCAACACGCGTTGCAACCCCCAGCCGAGTTCCGGTCAGTAGAGTAGCTGCCGTAAGGTAGTCGACTATCTACCTTAGGGCCTTAGGACACGGCACTTGAGGGGCTTGCAGTGGTGAGACAATAATGCCCGCATATGATTGACTCGATGGCCAGCCAGTTGCTATATTTGCGACAGTAGCAGGGCTGAGCCCGACAATGAAAAGGATCAGGATGAGGATACGTAGTGAGATAGATGAGAACCAGTCAGCAAGTAGCGGCAGTGGTACAGCCCCTCAGCACCAGGGGAACTATGGCAGCTTGATTCGTAGAGAGGGGACGAGGCTGGTTCTTTGCTGCAGCTCAAGCTTCATGTTACATCAGCTCCTCACACTGCGTCTGCAGAGAGATGATTGTGGTCTGGAATCTCAGGTTTTGACGACCCATAGTTAGCATGATTGATGCTCTGCATCTTCCTGGTTAGATGGGGCTCTCGATGCAGTAAGCTTGTTGCTGTCGTATATTCTCGTTCACGTAGCAAGCTGCTAAGCTACTATTACTATGTAAGAAAAATTGCTAGAAACAATACTTGATAACACCAGACGATATCTTGACTACGTGTACTCCGTATACCGACtatgtatgtactccgtaggcGGGCTTCAAATACTTTCCTTGAGTCGTAGGTACATATGGGTGGCGACATGTCCCATGTCTCAGCCATCTCCAACCCCTCCAATTTACCTCCAtactacctactaaccttgGGGTTGGCAGGCTGTGTTAGTTCCTAGACTGGTAGACTCGCCCAGGGAAAGCTCCAAAAGCTACCACCTGACATCAATCAAGACATCCAAAAACTACATGTAACAAAGCaattgatgaacttggaaagaggagaaatgtAACCTTGGGTGGTAATGGACGTTGACGTTGACATCGACATCTAAACTGCTAGCCAGCACCGTTCTTTAGCCCCAAAACCTCGCTAGTTACCTAGTTACCTATCCAAGGAATTGGATACCAGGGCATGTTCTCAGTCTACGAGGAAACAAGCttgagtacctaggtacctaggtacctagtacAATGAAACAAAACGTCATCTTTAGATACTCTCAGATGACTGAGCAAAGAGATATGTTCATAATGATTCCATAAATAGCTTCGTCTTCATGGaggagggaagaaagaagtatATCCTAGCGTCCGAACAACAACCAACATTTCCGTGTAAAAGCCAACAGTTGATGTTTATAAAATACAATAAAGAGAGTTTTATTGCAAATGCCACAAAGGCATGACTAATCGCATGTACTTCTTATTCGTTGGCCACCGAAGCTTCTGGTTCGTGATAGATAGTGAGCGTatcatcttttttttttcctgtTCGTGAATGAAAGAGCCTCTTTGCTTGCTTAGCAATAGACAACAGTCCAAACAGTAGCACTGTTCACTGCGACAGCTCATCAGTGAATGGACAACTGGAAGGCTGTCAGTTGTGCTAAATTTATTACAAAGAGAACAAAGTCACACTTGCATGAACCACGGAACAATGACTGATCGGCCCCATCACGTGACTCCACTGGCCCGGACCCATTCTTGACGACTTCTGCGTCCCTTGAGCAGACCTTTGCCAACTTCATCTCTATCTTGAATCAACCAAAACCTCGCTCCATTGCTGATTCGTACGACGTCGCAACATCACCAGATCACCCCTCATCTAGCGACTCGACGTCTGCGCTCTTTACTGCATTGCGACCAGGAACTAGCTCACGCGACGCGATTTATTTTACTCTACCTATTCCAAAAGACGCGTCCCTGACTCAAAGCTTCGCCTCCGATCCAACTTCACGGCGAATTCTTCCGCCACCAAAActcacctcaacctcaccaccTAAACTACTCACCCCACCCCGACTACGACTGCGCACTCATTCATCATGCCCGTCGAAGTCAGCCTCAACACGCCCCTGGCCGAGGCTCTCAATGCCGCCATCCAGCCCAAACTCGTCGAGGTTGGATGGGGAACTGGCGGTGCCGATGACTCCGCCCTAGCAGAGTATATTATACTCATGCTTGTGAACGGGAAGTCTCAGGACGAAATCGCCGCTGAACTCTCGGGAGATCTACTTGGCCTTGGCTCGGACGACCCCAGCACTCGCAACTTCTCTCAGTGGCTCTTTGAACAGATCGATGCTCTAAATGCTCAGTTCAACGGCGGGGGCAATGCAGCACCTGGTACAAGTCAAGACGCGACAACAGAAGGCGATGTGGATACAGACATGAATGCTGGTGATGTGTCAGAATTGAATGCGTATGCCAACCCCATCATATTACCTCGTATCACCAAATCACTGACTTCTACTAGACCTACCGGCCCACGCTCAATGCGAAACGGTAACCAGCGCGGGGGACGTGATAAGCGCATGTTCGGACAGATGAACAAAGCCATGGACCGAGCTGGCGATTCTGCACTTCACCGTGTTAGAGGCCAAACAGGAAGCGAACGTATCAACACTCATGGCCGTACACCGCCAAATGGGCCCAGAACAGGCCGGGGTGGAATTGGGCGACACAATAACCGCACTGCTAACCTTCAGGCTGGTCTCGCTAACATGGCTGCTGGCGGTCCTCAGGCGCAGTGGATGATGCAAGGTGGCCAGCCTAACTCGGCCGAGTTCGCCGCTATTCTGGAACAACAGAGCCAGATGATGCTTCAAATGCAACAGATCATGAGTGGTGGTGGATTTCAGGGTCCATATGGACATCAACGCCGTGGAGGAAAGTCTCTATTTGACCGAACGCAACACCCCGGCAGAGGTAACTACCGCAAGGGTTTCAACGACCGACAGAGCGGCAATAATGCTGGTTTCGAGGGCGAGGGCGAGGATGTCGACATGTCCGGTGAGAAACGTGAGCAACTGAACCCGGACGAGACGGTTTGCAAGTACAACTTGAGATGTACCAACAAGGACTGCAAGTTTGCCCACCAGTCACCCGCCGCCCCTCAGGGAACATCGGTCGATGTAAACGATAACTGTAGTTTCGGAGCTGCGTGCAAGAACCGAAAATGCGTCGCGCGGCATCCTTCACCAGCGGCCCGTCTAGCCCACCAGAGCGAACTAGACTGCAAGTTCTTCCCCAACTGCCAAAATCCTCAGTGCCCTTTCAAGCACCCATCAATGCCTCTTTGTCGAAACGGCGCTGGCTGCACAAATGCCGACTGCAAATTCACTCACGTCAAGACCAAGTGCAGGTTCAACCCTTGCCTCAACCCGAGCTGCGCTTTTGCGCACGAGGAAGGTCAGCAAGGTGGCTTTAAGGACAAGGTCTGGACCGCTGGTGAAAGCACAGAGCACCCCAGTGAGAGAAAGTTTGTGGATGACCAAGCTCCTgaagagctcatcaaggGGGAGGAAACCGATGTTAAGCAGGAGACTGATGTCATTGGTTAAATGAGAATGAGAGGAGGAAAAGGGAGATAGATTGGTCGAAAAGAGATCACGATACCCATGGTCAAAGTCCCTAGAAGCCCAGGGACGGGAAATATGCGGCCTTGATGAACAGAAAAGCTGTGAACGAAGGACATGTACTTTTACGGTTACTTTGTAATGTCTGTGGCCGATGTGGCAGAGCATGGAAGGGCGTTTGGGGGTTTGGTATTACTTGGTTGTATTTTGAAGCAGCCCAAGCCATCTtgtttactatcttatacatagaggccaagaagcaaaaagaggcCAGTAGATTGCGCATCATGATGCTTCAAAGCGGTATGCGCGATGGGGAGAATGAAAACGACGGGTTTCATGGCTACTACGATGACTGTTCCCAACCACTTGTGATATTGTAATCCCGTGCTTCGCCAAAGAAGAATTTTGCAAATGGATTCAAACATCTAGAATTACCTTAACCTCAACCTGCCTTGTAGTATGTAGGTACCTATGATATtggtaggtaaggtagtccTTTCTCCGCGGTGCCCTGATGATGACGCACACGGAAGAATGCCGGCTTATGGCGCGGAACCCTTGGTTCAACACTCCACCATCTTTcgatcttcctctttctcgtAACATACACTCATACATACTCAGCACCTCGGCCATGATCAATTGATCTCTAGCAATGAGTCGCCGTCGAGCAGAATCTACGGCTGTAGCTCTCCTGGGCTCACCAGCGAAACCTCACCTCCCACTGCCCCTCCGACGTCTTGATGCCATCCGGAGCCTCAGCACAAGCTCGGCACTGACTCGGCGACGACCCATTGTCGCGCGCAATTACACGCAGTTCTTCAACAATGGACGGACATTTGTGTCGCAGGCGAAGGACGCGAATATCGCAGTCTTGGGAGGTGGATTGACGGGTCTCACGGCGGCATACTACCTCGCAAAGAAACTCCCCTCGACGGCCAAGATTACATTATACGAATCGAGTGACAGATTGGGAGGATGGATCAAGACAGATAGAGTACCCGTCGATGTTGAGGGGAAGAGCGGTACCGTATCTTTTGAGCGCGGTGCTCGGTCGTTGTCTTCTCTAGCTGGCAACACATTTCGCTTCGATGACCTTGTTCTCTACGATCTGGTAAGAACATTTGCTGCAGCACCAAAAGCGCACTCCGTTAACATGCCACACTCTAGGCTCTCGATCTTGGACTCGTTGTCAACTCCCCGAGGCAACAGCCACGATATATCTACTACCCAGACCATCTCGTTCCCATGCCTCCCAATGTTAGTATCTTTGATATCTTCCGTGAGCCGCTCTACCTTGAGAGCATCGGTGCCAGTCTTGGACTGGGCATCAACTCTTTGCGCAAGAGAACTCTCCCTTCCAAGGACTACTCGGTATCTGAATGGCTCTACGCCGTGAGCAACAGTCGAAAGGGCGTAGGTACCTTGGCTTCAGCCATGATGCATGGTATCTATGGCGGTGATATCGACAAACTGAGCGCTCGCAGTGTTCTGGATCGTGTGTATTGGGGCTGGTACCTGCCAAACCCCGGCCTGTCGGCGCGCCCTATGCCTGTGGCTGAGCAGACTCTCCTCGAAACTCTAGGCCAGGACAAGCAGATTCAGAAGATGGCCCTGGAGCCAAGGAGTGCGCTGGTGGACTTTGGTGACAAGGGCATGGAGTCGCTGCCGCAAGCTCTATCTACTGCCCTACGGGAGCAACCGAATGTCACCATAAAAACCGGCGAGGCCGTGCAAGATGTCGTTCACAATAAAACTAACCAGCAAGTTCATGTAAGATATCTTCCCCTTGTGGCCTGGTCGACGTTCCTAACAGCACATGTCAGGTTACCAGTTCCAacgccaagaacaagtccGAGCACAACTCCAAGGTATACGATAAGGTCATCTCAACGCTATCTGCACAAGATATTGCTCGTCTCACAGGAGACAAACTCCCTTCGCTCTCAACAGCACATTCCGTCTCTGTCATGACTGTCAACATCTGGTTCCCACGAGAAAATTTGAAGCCTCCCGGTTTCGGCTATCTCATCCCCAACTCCGTGGCCCCTGAGCTTAACCCTGAGCACGCTCTCGGTGTCTTTTTTGATTCTGACGTTCAGACTCGCTCAAAGGATGAGCCTGCTGGTACCAAGCTCTTCGTCCTCATGGGCGGCCACTACTACGATCGTCCTGATGTTACCCCCCCaactgaggaagaggccaTTCTCCAAGCTCGCAATCTGCTCGAGCGTCATCTCGGCATCCCGCGCGATGCTCCAGCTTATGCCACAGCCAATTTTGCCAGAGAGTGCATCCCTCAGCACTACGTTGGCCACCAAGATCGCCTGAGGGCTGCGCACACCGAGTTAACACATAACTTTGGCGGGCGTCTTGCTGTCGCTGGTGGTTCCTTCACTCGCATTGGTGCTATTGCTAGCCTGCGCGCCGGCTATGATGCTGCCACGGCGGCAAAGGAGGGTCTTGAAGCCACGGGCTTGGAGTATCTTAACGACATTCAGCAATTTTCTGTCGTTGCGACTTCACATATCCCTGTACGCCATTTTAAGTAGCGGGGAATAGTGCATGTATATACTTTGGTGATGGGCCAAGGCCAGAGGTGTTTTAGAACGGAAAGGTGAATGCATATTGGGACAAAAAGCTGTGTTATTACTTGATGGGCAATAGAAAGATATAGGTTAAGCGAGATGCAATAGCACGTCAAATCATTTACAATATCATCTACCCAAACAGCAGTTTTGTTGGCTTGAACCGTAGTCAATATAATGGTATTCGGTGTTCATATAGAGGTATCATTAAGCTATCGCAAAAACACTCATCCGCTTTGTTTTAAACCCTCCAGTTCGCCGCTCGTCTAATGAtgataataaaaaagaagccCGCCCAACACCATGGTTGATGGAAATTAAGCTCGTCATAATATGTGCAGTGTGATTGTTTTACTCCAAGATGACCACCTCTGGGTTGTTTTGGAAAGTCGAGCCAGCCAGTGGCCGGATAGCTTCGTCGATGGCtagaagaaggccaatgaTGCCATTCTCGGGTCGGCCTGCTGCTCCAGTGACAAGACCACGCCAGTCATCCCCCTTCCCATCCCAAACAGGCTTGAGTGCTGCGGAAAATTCATCGTTGGAAGAAGGCAAGCCGCTAGAGGGAATCTTCCGCTCGATATGCCACCACGGCTCACCTCGACGCTGCTTGATCTGGCCGAGGAATGTGATGCTGCGCTGTACCTGTTGGTTTCCAGGGCCAGTGCCGGCAAGGAGGTACTCAAATGACATCTCATCCGTTGAGTTCATTACAAACTTGAACCGTCCATGGCGATGGGCTTCGATGTCGGACCATGCCTCCCTGATCTTCTTGAAAGCTTCCATGGTTGGTAGGGACACAGGGAGCCAGTCCATAAGAGCCCCAATACCATTAGCACCATTGACAAGCTTTTGCATCAAATCAGTGACTGGAAGGTGAGGATTAGTCTCCTGCACCTGGATGTCAATATCATTGTTGGAGAGATCCAGTGCCACTCTCCAGAGACGCGAGGCTTCGGCGTTCTCGACCGCCTGCGATGCTGGAGGCCCATAGGAGAAAGTCACCTCCTTCAAACTCACTGACTCGGCCTTTATAAAGCCCCTCGCCTTATCCAATGATTCAAAGAAGCTGACAAACCGATCCACGGCTTTGACCCGAGCCTTCAGGTTCTCCAAGATAGAGCGTCCGATATTTGAGCGCATTCGTAAGCAAAATTCGCCCGTACGTGCTTTCCAAGAGACATCGCGACCAACCATGTGGCCCTTGAGCATGGCGAACTTGGCGGGTTTGCTGACCTTGATGATAGCATCGGAAACACACATGAAAACAACATCTGAGATGGGGCCACCTGCACCAGAGGCTTCTTTGTCGACAGGCTCAACACCCTTAAACCTGATTGAGACGATATTGTCGGCCCATGGTTGCCTGGTTGAAATGCCCGATGTGGATGCAGTTGGCGCAACTGGTCCAAGCCTAGAGGTCTCTGGACCAGTGCTGGACTCATTTGCAGCCTTTGCATTATTCTTCTCCGCCGTGTTGGGGACCATGGATGGGAAGATGTCTGAGAGAGAGATTTCGAGGGTCGGGAGTCGGACCTGCTGGGGAAGAGACCAATTTCTTGTGTCTTTCAATAGGAACCTGATGTTGTGCCGATAAAGCTCGTGTTGGTCCACTGCCTGAGCAATCATGCCAGTCGCGAACAGGGTTAGGTTGTTCCAGaactcatcttcaagatgaggataGCCCTTATTGAGAGGAAGCTTCGATGACAAGCGATTCGACTGTCCATTTGCGTTTCGGCTGCTGTCAAACATGTTAGTGCATTGCAAACACAACTATTGGTACTTTATCCCAACTTACACATCAACAAGCCACCACGCATCCCCGCTCGGACTCAGCATGACCATGACGAACCAGTTTGGGTCCCAGCCAGTTCTCTGAAGCCAAATCGTTTTGGTCCATTCGCGGGTATTGGTCAAAGATCTCAACTCATCCTTGCTCAAAGGACTCTTCTTGGTAGTCCAGCCTGTCGTACTTCCGCGGCGAATAAGCTCATCTTCCATGACTCCACATCTCACATTCTCCAAGCAAGCTGCGCCGTCATCCGCCGGATTCTTTCCGTTATTTAATAAATGTTCATGTTGGATGGTGAACTTCGAATGAGGCTTGACAGCGAAAACACCAGTTGTTGGCTCCACAAGCAGGGATGCGCTATCTTTGTAACCGACCTGCACACTTAAGAATGAAGTCGCGGGATCATCGTGAGAGATGTTCAAAATCATAGCAGCATCTCGATTTTGGAAACGAGGGAAGGCTTGCAATCTGCTGTGTATGCTGCCCAAAAGGAATTCAACATGCCGGCCAATAACCGTCTTCAGAAGGGTCTCGGCTGATAAATTGTCCGCGTCGAAAGAGATGTTCGTGTCCTTCACCTCCTTATTGTCTCGATACCATTTCGCCACCAAGTGACTTGAGGACTTGGGATCAGGTTGGCCATTGGGCTTCCGGCCGCTATTCACGGCGACTAAGATCCAACTCTTCGGACTACCAAGCTGTGTGCGCGAAGTCCAATATTGAATTGCCAACGCTCGATTGAGTGGCTCGACCTTGAGGGTTCCCGTCCATGAACCTCTGCTAAGTTGACTTGCTTGTCTCTTGAGCTCGTTGAGCTTATGTGTGAGGACCAGTTCGTGTAGGAATTGATAACAGCCTAACAGTCCGTCTTTGCTGAGGATATCATTTACCTGCCCCTCTAGGTAATTCTTTAGACCGTCGGGAATCGAGGATGCTGCTGGTTCAAAAGCGAACCGGAAGTCGATGAACCAAAACTGTTTCTCGAAATCTTCGTCTGCGATTGTGAGATCAACCTCGAATTCTCCCGCAACTTTGAATGTTACTCGGCCGGAATCGATTTCGTAGTTTCTGAAGTGATATGGGATCTTGTCGAAATCTTCTAGGTTAAGTCGCAATGATAGTTGAGTATCGAGATCGCTGATCCATTGAACTTGTTCCTGTCGTGTTAGGGGGGGTGGCTCGATGTAGGAGAGCTAGTAGCAAAGTCAGCTTGGTCGCCGTTGTCTCGCGATGCGCAAAACCTACATCAGGCATCCAAGCGGCCTCTCCAGTTGACAGTACTTGGAGGGCTGTTTTCAGATCAGGACTTGGCATTCTCGCAAACGTCAAATCCCTTTTGACGTGGCCCATAACATCCAGGGCCCCGGAGAACAAGACCTCTTGCCCTTGGAGGTGAAATCTCAGGTCGATAAGCTTGCTAACCATGTCGGCCTTTCGACTCCATTCTGTAATCACAAGCGCTTTAACCCATTTCCGATGCTCCCTCATAGCAAAGTTCAGTATTGATGTCTTCTTGGCAATGTTTTCGCCAGAACCGTCTTCGACGTCGCTGTTCGGTACCGTCGAGTTTCCATTCATGGCGGCAGCAGGCAAAGGCATCTTTGCCAGTGCGGCAATCTGATCCTGGAGCGCATTGTGAGTCGATTGCGCGAGTCGCGTAAGAACCTTGGATAGTGGTATGTAGCCCTGAGTGATGTGGACTATTTCGCTGGCAGGATCGCTCATCCTGGAGGAGTAGGTGGTTGGTCGTAGTTGTTGATATCAGGGCGAGAAGTCTTCAGAGGCGCTGGGGGTAACGAATGAAGACCTGCCAGGTCATGTGAGGAAGTGCGCGCACGAATCATACATAAGGTTATAGAGTTTGGCGCCCTAAAATCTAATTttgttttttcttttcgtgAAGGATCGTCTGTGTAAGAGGTGTCGTTTCGTCGGGTGAATCGTTTGTTCACTTTTGGAGGAGTCTTGATTGTTGCTTCATTTGGCCGAGCGCTTGACACGCCTAGTCATGTGATAGGCCAGGTACAAGTCAGCACAAAAAGACTTTGGGGGCAAAGTGAAGGTTGCATATCATGTTATGCACGGATTCATTAAATTCACCACCATcgattaaaataaagagcGTTTCAGTAGCAAGGTAGATTTTGTGCTTAATCTATTTGGCACATACAGTATGTCTTTTCGTATCTTGAAAAACtattgatgatgaggcaTACATCGCCATTGATGCGCCTCCGTAATATCCATGATGTCTTTATGTAAGCCTACCATGTCTTTCAACCCTTTGATCTCTGAACATCTGTGGCGTCGATGGCCCAATACCACAGCCTATCGGAGTATTGGTTAGGCAGGTTCGCAGGGCATAAAGAGCCTTGGTATTATGGCTACGCAGTCATTCCCATCCAAACTAGGAATTGTAAATTCAAGGTTGAAATAGAAATTTTCATTTGATTGAGCGTTTCGTAAACAATGAGCCAATCCCCCAATGTGAACGCATCTAAAAAGTTCCCAG is a genomic window containing:
- a CDS encoding related to nuclear poly(A)-binding protein produces the protein MPVEVSLNTPLAEALNAAIQPKLVEVGWGTGGADDSALAEYIILMLVNGKSQDEIAAELSGDLLGLGSDDPSTRNFSQWLFEQIDALNAQFNGGGNAAPGTSQDATTEGDVDTDMNAGDVSELNAYANPIILPRITKSLTSTRPTGPRSMRNGNQRGGRDKRMFGQMNKAMDRAGDSALHRVRGQTGSERINTHGRTPPNGPRTGRGGIGRHNNRTANLQAGLANMAAGGPQAQWMMQGGQPNSAEFAAILEQQSQMMLQMQQIMSGGGFQGPYGHQRRGGKSLFDRTQHPGRGNYRKGFNDRQSGNNAGFEGEGEDVDMSGEKREQLNPDETVCKYNLRCTNKDCKFAHQSPAAPQGTSVDVNDNCSFGAACKNRKCVARHPSPAARLAHQSELDCKFFPNCQNPQCPFKHPSMPLCRNGAGCTNADCKFTHVKTKCRFNPCLNPSCAFAHEEGQQGGFKDKVWTAGESTEHPSERKFVDDQAPEELIKGEETDVKQETDVIG
- a CDS encoding related to RNA polymerase II mediator complex protein pmc1, coding for MSDPASEIVHITQGYIPLSKVLTRLAQSTHNALQDQIAALAKMPLPAAAMNGNSTVPNSDVEDGSGENIAKKTSILNFAMREHRKWVKALVITEWSRKADMVSKLIDLRFHLQGQEVLFSGALDVMGHVKRDLTFARMPSPDLKTALQVLSTGEAAWMPDLSYIEPPPLTRQEQVQWISDLDTQLSLRLNLEDFDKIPYHFRNYEIDSGRVTFKVAGEFEVDLTIADEDFEKQFWFIDFRFAFEPAASSIPDGLKNYLEGQVNDILSKDGLLGCYQFLHELVLTHKLNELKRQASQLSRGSWTGTLKVEPLNRALAIQYWTSRTQLGSPKSWILVAVNSGRKPNGQPDPKSSSHLVAKWYRDNKEVKDTNISFDADNLSAETLLKTVIGRHVEFLLGSIHSRLQAFPRFQNRDAAMILNISHDDPATSFLSVQVGYKDSASLLVEPTTGVFAVKPHSKFTIQHEHLLNNGKNPADDGAACLENVRCGVMEDELIRRGSTTGWTTKKSPLSKDELRSLTNTREWTKTIWLQRTGWDPNWFVMVMLSPSGDAWWLVDVSRNANGQSNRLSSKLPLNKGYPHLEDEFWNNLTLFATGMIAQAVDQHELYRHNIRFLLKDTRNWSLPQQVRLPTLEISLSDIFPSMVPNTAEKNNAKAANESSTGPETSRLGPVAPTASTSGISTRQPWADNIVSIRFKGVEPVDKEASGAGGPISDVVFMCVSDAIIKVSKPAKFAMLKGHMVGRDVSWKARTGEFCLRMRSNIGRSILENLKARVKAVDRFVSFFESLDKARGFIKAESVSLKEVTFSYGPPASQAVENAEASRLWRVALDLSNNDIDIQVQETNPHLPVTDLMQKLVNGANGIGALMDWLPVSLPTMEAFKKIREAWSDIEAHRHGRFKFVMNSTDEMSFEYLLAGTGPGNQQVQRSITFLGQIKQRRGEPWWHIERKIPSSGLPSSNDEFSAALKPVWDGKGDDWRGLVTGAAGRPENGIIGLLLAIDEAIRPLAGSTFQNNPEVVILE
- a CDS encoding related to HEM14-protoporphyrinogen oxidase, mitochondrial, producing the protein MSRRRAESTAVALLGSPAKPHLPLPLRRLDAIRSLSTSSALTRRRPIVARNYTQFFNNGRTFVSQAKDANIAVLGGGLTGLTAAYYLAKKLPSTAKITLYESSDRLGGWIKTDRVPVDVEGKSGTVSFERGARSLSSLAGNTFRFDDLVLYDLALDLGLVVNSPRQQPRYIYYPDHLVPMPPNVSIFDIFREPLYLESIGASLGLGINSLRKRTLPSKDYSVSEWLYAVSNSRKGVGTLASAMMHGIYGGDIDKLSARSVLDRVYWGWYLPNPGLSARPMPVAEQTLLETLGQDKQIQKMALEPRSALVDFGDKGMESLPQALSTALREQPNVTIKTGEAVQDVVHNKTNQQVHVTSSNAKNKSEHNSKVYDKVISTLSAQDIARLTGDKLPSLSTAHSVSVMTVNIWFPRENLKPPGFGYLIPNSVAPELNPEHALGVFFDSDVQTRSKDEPAGTKLFVLMGGHYYDRPDVTPPTEEEAILQARNLLERHLGIPRDAPAYATANFARECIPQHYVGHQDRLRAAHTELTHNFGGRLAVAGGSFTRIGAIASLRAGYDAATAAKEGLEATGLEYLNDIQQFSVVATSHIPVRHFK